A genome region from Sphingobium sp. CR2-8 includes the following:
- the ftsE gene encoding cell division ATP-binding protein FtsE, whose product MSAIVQFENVGLRYGLDSETLSDVSFSLANGGFYFLTGASGAGKTSLLKLLYLAQRPSRGVIRLFGEDVVTLPRKRLPGFRRRIGVVFQDFRLVPHLSAYDNIALPLRVSGMEEGEIDAPVLEMLNWVGLGDRGQARPATLSGGEQQRVAIARAVIGRPEILVADEPTGNVDADMARRLMTLFEALNRLGTTIVVATHDLPLIAQVSGAQMMRLDKGRLADPTGSLRFPPHAQDKQ is encoded by the coding sequence ATGTCGGCCATCGTCCAGTTCGAAAATGTCGGTCTGCGCTATGGTCTGGACAGCGAAACCCTGTCCGACGTCAGCTTCTCGCTCGCCAATGGTGGCTTTTATTTTCTGACCGGCGCGTCGGGCGCGGGCAAGACTTCGCTGCTCAAGCTGCTCTACCTTGCCCAACGTCCCAGCCGCGGTGTCATCCGCCTGTTCGGGGAGGATGTGGTGACGTTGCCGCGCAAACGCCTGCCCGGCTTCCGTCGCCGCATCGGCGTGGTGTTCCAGGATTTCCGTCTGGTCCCCCATCTGTCCGCCTATGACAATATCGCCCTGCCGCTGCGGGTGTCGGGCATGGAGGAAGGGGAGATCGACGCCCCCGTCTTGGAAATGCTGAACTGGGTCGGCCTCGGCGATCGAGGCCAGGCGCGGCCTGCAACCCTGTCGGGCGGGGAGCAGCAGCGTGTCGCCATCGCCCGCGCGGTGATCGGTCGCCCGGAAATACTGGTCGCGGACGAACCGACCGGTAACGTGGACGCCGACATGGCTCGTCGCCTGATGACTTTGTTCGAAGCGCTCAATCGCCTTGGCACGACGATCGTCGTCGCCACCCACGACCTGCCGCTGATCGCGCAGGTGTCGGGCGCGCAGATGATGCGGCTGGACAAGGGGCGACTGGCCGATCCGACCGGATCGCTGCGTTTCCCGCCGCACGCCCAGGACAAGCAGTGA